The proteins below come from a single Torulaspora delbrueckii CBS 1146 chromosome 5, complete genome genomic window:
- the IPI1 gene encoding Ipi1p (similar to Saccharomyces cerevisiae IPI1 (YHR085W); ancestral locus Anc_5.381), which translates to MPKTRKQKLKVKDFQKKKLKVGKDKPKASNATDTSFVSKTISIRNQHLGPETDLTKRIQLLKHHNSTVKKETLQAFQKMVPRIINTSIMTPLLNQCIPLICDDSRQVRSSLIELVDEIGLHDAQVLKLHCKVFVLYINMAMTHIMPSIQSSSTSFLKCLLKHCGDEICNQAFAKIMLGLFNVLGWGRSGKNLSANAAQNQKRNSKQTAEHLETLCELIRHGCTDKKNLQSDGNEEIPNYLPNQHLIPDCPQPYEHLKLFTKQLKNKQDVTSADSVVSGFSTQDVRARQLILKEQFLLDLLKHSESLTKEGGEPGKWANALKQLLDSTFQDV; encoded by the coding sequence ATGCCCAAAACAAGGAAACAGAAGCTCAAGGTCAAGGAtttccagaagaagaagctgaaagTGGGTAAAGATAAGCCCAAAGCTAGTAATGCTACAGATACATCTTTCGTCTCCAAGACTATCTCGATCAGGAACCAGCATTTGGGACCTGAGACCGATTTGACAAAGAGGATCCAGCTTCTGAAGCACCATAATTCGACTgtaaagaaagaaactcTTCAAGCATTCCAAAAGATGGTACCGCGAATCATCAATACCAGCATCATGACTCCATTACTCAACCAATGTATACCATTAATTTGTGATGACTCGAGGCAGGTCCGTTCCTCCTTGATAGAACTTGTGGATGAAATAGGGTTGCATGATGCGCAAGTGCTGAAGCTTCATTGCAAAGTGTTTGTACTATACATTAACATGGCGATGACACACATCATGCCATCCATCCAGAGCAGCTCTACTAGTTTTCTCAAGTGTTTGTTGAAGCACTGTGGTGATGAAATCTGTAATCAGGCATTTGCCAAGATAATGTTGGGTTTATTTAACGTCCTCGGTTGGGGTCGCTCAGGTAAGAATCTAAGTGCTAATGCTGCTCAGAATCAGAAGCGGAACTCGAAGCAAACTGCAGAGCATTTAGAGACCCTTTGTGAGCTGATAAGGCATGGTTGTACAGACAAGAAAAATCTACAAAGCGATGGAAATGAGGAAATACCCAACTATTTACCAAATCAACATCTCATTCCAGATTGTCCGCAACCCTATGAGCACTTGAAGCTATTTACGAAACAACTTAAAAATAAGCAAGATGTGACAAGTGCTGATTCCGTAGTATCGGGATTCTCTACGCAAGATGTCAGAGCTCGCCAACTCATATTAAAGGAACAGTTTCTCCTGGATTTGTTGAAACATTCCGAATCACTTACCAAAGAGGGTGGTGAACCAGGTAAATGGGCTAACGCCCTTAAGCAGTTGCTGGACTCTACTTTTCAGGACGTATAA
- the RQC1 gene encoding Rqc1p (similar to Saccharomyces cerevisiae YDR333C; ancestral locus Anc_5.380), translated as MSSRALRKLQNDEQLLDSLLSASGSERSTPTPASPAVAKTNIFALMNDEDEDNDSDEDREVASDSEAASIKVELPTKSQKKNKKKKGKGTKKSKNVEKEQAKDESVSEGEELDKIIQQFRRQDVQKYGIKADESSDEYQTASEEEEDLSNYFAQKTLMSDLMGDSAISLFPYSKLKHCKRFFNADLKKLDPHSEFKLLFDDLTSESLEDIDSMTTSHVTPQQLKQIQRMKRLIKNWGGRDHRSVPNGPGATPHRLKFTKVREDWLPTPRGELAMRALNLEDLREWQMWQRPNDWKDVIDEDIKEMKKNVSFYKFEPLNPDINRKAITEFYLSTIMHPDHEALIHLISSKYPYHVPALLQVALILVRQGDRSNTNGLIQRALFVFDRALKAGIQFDSLACQLPYIYFYNRQFYLAIFRYILTLAQRGAVATAGEWCKTLWSLSPLDDPLGCRYFIDHYLLLNNDYQYLIDLSKSPLSSCYKQWSTVGITLGAVLSYLRVGLPDEAQKLVRSAFSHHRRSLSILYTEKLLGETDLTGGLEKERTSAEVIEMKAYMARFSLVWTKAEEVSFLRNELTAIYEEIRNKKFELEAEEEHATSNDQNCFFVDGIPVNLLRFAILSEESSVLGSLPSDLWEKYDVYEFDVLPPVPTSKESVEILETVKSFINDRDLAAYQGEVMQDEELLNQIRQMSLEQFLEENPNAGVE; from the coding sequence ATGAGTTCCAGAGCTTTAAGAAAGTTACAGAATGATGAGCAGCTGCTGGACTCACTCTTGAGCGCTAGTGGTTCGGAGAGATCTACCCCGACGCCTGCCAGTCCAGCGGTAGCAAAGACTAATATATTCGCATTGATGAATGACGAGGACGAGGACAATGATAGTGACGAGGATCGAGAGGTAGCTAGTGATTCTGAAGCAGCTTCTATAAAGGTAGAATTACCCACCAAAagccagaagaagaataagaagaagaagggaaAGGGAACTAAAAAGAGTaaaaatgttgaaaaggaGCAAGCAAAGGATGAGAGCGTTAGTGAAGGTGAGGAATTGGATAAAATTATCCAGCAGTTTCGCAGACAGGATGTACAAAAGTATGGGATCAAAGCAGATGAAAGTTCTGATGAGTATCAAACTGCAtccgaagaagaggaagactTATCGAACTATTTTGCACAGAAAACTCTCATGAGTGATCTAATGGGTGACAGTGCAATCTCATTATTTCCTTACAGTAAGTTAAAACACTGTAAAAGATTCTTCAATGCAGATCTCAAAAAACTGGATCCACACTCGGAATTCAAGTTGTTGTTTGATGATCTTACTTCAGAGTCTTTGGAGGACATTGATTCCATGACTACCTCACATGTTACGCCTCAGCAGTTGAAACAGATACAGCGGATGAAACGATTAATAAAAAATTGGGGCGGTAGAGATCATCGTAGTGTTCCCAATGGACCCGGAGCTACACCTCATCGTTTAAAGTTTACTAAAGTGAGAGAAGATTGGCTTCCAACGCCTAGAGGAGAGCTTGCGATGCGAGCCTTAAATCTAGAAGATCTACGTGAATGGCAAATGTGGCAGAGGCCCAACGACTGGAAGGATGTGATCGATGAAGACATTaaagaaatgaaaaagaATGTTTCATTCTACAAGTTCGAACCCTTAAACCCGGATATCAATAGAAAGGCAATCACTGAATTCTACTTGAGCACTATTATGCATCCCGATCATGAAGCGCTGATTCATCTCATATCATCCAAATACCCATATCATGTTCCAGCGCTATTGCAGGTCGCCTTAATTTTAGTCCGACAGGGCGATAGATCAAATACCAACGGACTCATCCAAAGAGCACTCTTTGTCTTCGACAGGGCCTTGAAAGCTGGTATACAATTCGACTCACTTGCATGCCAATTACCATACATCTACTTTTACAACAGACAGTTCTACCTTGCAATATTCAGGTACATTTTGACTTTGGCTCAAAGAGGAGCCGTGGCCACTGCAGGAGAATGGTGTAAAACATTATGGTCCCTAAGTCCCTTGGACGATCCTTTGGGTTGCAGATATTTTATCGATCACTATCTTCTGCTCAACAACGATTATCAGTACTTGATAGACCTTTCCAAATCGCCCCTCTCCTCCTGCTACAAGCAATGGTCTACAGTAGGCATCACTCTCGGCGCTGTGTTAAGTTACTTACGAGTTGGGCTTCCTGATGAAGCTCAGAAACTGGTGCGTAGCGCCTTCAGTCATCACCGCCGGTCACTCTCGATACTTTACACAGAAAAGCTTCTGGGCGAGACGGACCTGACTGGGGGCCTAGAGAAAGAGAGGACAAGCGCAGAAGTGATCGAAATGAAGGCGTACATGGCAAGGTTTTCTTTGGTATGGACGAAAGCAGAGGAAGTTTCCTTTTTACGTAACGAATTGACGGCAATATATGAAGAGATTCGCAATAAAAAATTCGAATtggaagctgaagaagagcatGCGACttcaaatgatcaaaattGCTTCTTCGTAGACGGCATTCCAGTCAACCTACTTAGATTTGCCATACTTTCCGAAGAGTCATCGGTCTTGGGCTCTTTACCATCTGATCTTTGGGAGAAATACGACGTCTACGAGTTTGATGTCCTACCGCCGGTCCCAACATCGAAAGAGTCAGTCGAAATTTTGGAAACGGTGAAATCCTTCATCAACGACCGGGATTTAGCTGCATATCAAGGGGAGGTGAtgcaagatgaagaactgCTAAATCAGATTAGACAGATGTCACTTGAACAATTTCTGGAAGAGAATCCCAATGCCGGAGTGGAATAG
- the STE12 gene encoding homeodomain family transcription factor STE12 (similar to Saccharomyces cerevisiae STE12 (YHR084W); ancestral locus Anc_5.379), producing MKVRPSGGRTEELLEAGESDNDSVDGVLVKELEESLRLIEDLKFFLATAPVNWQENQIIRRYYLNNDQGFVSCVFWNNLYYITGTDIVKCCMYRMQKFGREVVQKKKFEEGIFSDLRNLKCGVDATLEPPKSEFLSFLFRNLCLKTQKKQKVFFWFSVPHDKLFADALERDLKRESLKQPSTTTAVADPALSFNYDIISSKSMNEQLNKYLQAKTEQLKVSPTDSNRMMIQPQDMKLKTEEDTKSPLKEMMDTEDFNLQLNSSTDTQQDDISSPDTSANFVPQKLVVEPSNLELNNERSGILKDTAITIDDSDRGDFPLDYFPVEIEYPNHDREMEPFTMRSAMSHLPPFYDDRQDEEVVPPTATFAVFPPYPMQTPYAMPMSSTRSHFLPSGKLWGPQVRERSPSPISKDSSFIKYSDHDDPTNYGLDEHSSSFSDHMQQQYQQSQSQYYNAYPKAYNNGYYGYYPQAADTSMHSNETMSYGYDEFFPAPEAYDQGYFLPQEPPNWNFVPPQAMQPPTSATGFITRPFTPGYRSAPVNGRAPFISMAQGGWQQHLASPYGSKETSATSKTYPSGTLHQPSSLGPRRPPYNASTLKSYLPKHGKIAKPIHRKTNSQHKQQPATVNSKTKLRTENFGETKSSNQTEKRRFSIPTPESNSLVVQVDDEEDSELPSEDFLNNDIQTRLHDLGESE from the coding sequence ATGAAGGTACGTCCATCGGGCGGCCGGACTGAGGAACTCCTTGAGGCCGGCGAGAGTGACAATGATAGTGTAGATGGAGTATTGGTGAAGGAACTTGAGGAGTCGTTAAGATtaattgaagatttgaaatttttccttGCGACAGCGCCAGTTAATTGGCAAGAGAATCAGATCATCAGACGATATTATTTAAACAATGATCAAGGATTTGTGTCGTGTGTCTTTTGGAACAACTTATACTATATTACTGGTACAGATATCGTGAAATGTTGCATGTATCGAATGCAAAAGTTCGGTAGGGAAGTTGtgcaaaagaagaagtttgagGAAGGAATATTCTCAGATTTAAGGAACTTAAAATGTGGTGTTGATGCTACTTTAGAGCCTCCAAAATCAGAATTTTTATCGTTTTTGTTCAGAAACCTGTGTCTCAAGActcaaaagaagcaaaaggtTTTTTTCTGGTTTAGTGTTCCTCATGATAAGTTATTTGCTGACGCCCTGGAGAGGGATTTGAAGAGGGAAAGTTTGAAACAGCCTTCGACAACCACTGCGGTTGCAGATCCCGCACTTTCATTCAATTATGATATTATATCCAGCAAGTCAATGAATGAGCAGCTAAACAAGTATTTGCAGGCAAAGACTGAGCAACTAAAGGTGAGTCCCACTGATTCTAACAGAATGATGATTCAACCGCAGGATATGAAACTAAAGACAGAGGAAGATACAAAATCGCCCTTAAAAGAGATGATGGATACTGAGGATTTtaatttgcaattgaataGTTCCACTGATACGCAGCAGGATGATATATCATCACCTGACACAAGTGCCAACTTTGTACCTCAAAAACTGGTCGTCGAGCCTAGCAATTTGGAGCTTAACAATGAGCGATCTGGAATCCTCAAAGATACTGCGATTACTATCGATGACAGCGACCGTGGCGATTTTCCTTTAGATTACTTCCCAGTGGAAATTGAGTACCCAAACCACGACCGGGAAATGGAACCATTTACCATGAGATCTGCGATGTCTCATCTTCCACCGTTTTACGATGATAGGCAAGATGAGGAAGTCGTACCGCCTACGGCTACTTTTGCTGTCTTCCCTCCATATCCCATGCAAACACCTTATGCGATGCCAATGTCTTCGACGCGGTCTCATTTTTTGCCAAGTGGAAAACTTTGGGGTCCCCAGGTTAGAGAGAGGTCTCCTTCGCCAATTTCCAAGGATTCgtccttcatcaaatattCAGACCATGATGACCCCACTAATTATGGACTAGATGAGCATAGTTCGAGTTTCTCGGACCATATGCAGcaacaatatcaacaaTCGCAGTCTCAATATTATAATGCCTACCCAAAGGCTTATAACAATGGTTATTATGGTTACTATCCACAGGCTGCTGACACGTCAATGCATTCCAACGAGACAATGAGCTATGGGTACGACGAATTTTTCCCTGCACCAGAAGCATACGACCAGGGTTACTTCCTTCCGCAAGAGCCACCCAACTGGAATTTTGTGCCACCTCAGGCTATGCAGCCGCCAACGTCTGCGACCGGTTTTATCACAAGACCGTTCACTCCAGGTTATCGATCAGCTCCTGTGAATGGTAGGGCTCCATTCATTTCAATGGCACAAGGAGGCTGGCAGCAGCATCTTGCTTCGCCCTATGGTTCAAAGGAGACATCCGCTACAAGTAAAACTTATCCTAGTGGCACATTGCATCAACCGTCATCTCTGGGTCCTCGTAGACCTCCGTACAATGCTTCAACTCTGAAAAGTTATTTGCCCAAACATGGTAAAATAGCAAAACCAATTCATCGTAAGACGAATTCGCAACATAAACAGCAGCCAGCTACGGTCAACTCTAAAACTAAACTAAGGACGgaaaattttggagaaacCAAAAGTTCGAATCAGACCGAGAAGCGGAGATTTTCAATTCCCACTCCAGaatcaaactctttggTCGTCCAagtcgatgatgaagaagattctgAACTTCCCTCAGAAGATTTCCTCAATAATGATATACAGACCCGACTGCACGATTTAGGTGAGTCTGAGTGA
- the SAM35 gene encoding SAM complex subunit SAM35 (similar to Saccharomyces cerevisiae SAM35 (YHR083W); ancestral locus Anc_5.378) has protein sequence MSSIFSVPSPIKALFEQFPLATYRPISKQDDYMRDEIRSRKYAFQGPNAKQQTPNNVFTLGVYNVFTDSNTSCVLATDPNCLYAQFALSKKNSLSLPKASSLYEEKGYQHSIGLLSHDASSRETLPILIEGYSERNIRSSEGIDEVLRSRVSDDPEQLMYITMLDHVVYDCWITQVIYHTTEEQFLTLYSYNSKDRNIFLNRLATSSMKSALVKRNEFHLRHKELVKNIKSPLNVYKARSLEQLLRPIFEKCMRTLLQFQEILGEKPFFSTTDGSPTYLELKIASYVLCILNLDDSVPLKAFVEKQCPHLVKLSRATLVGLEQANSSH, from the coding sequence ATGTCGTCAATCTTCTCCGTTCCGAGTCCAATCAAGGCGTTGTTTGAGCAATTTCCGCTGGCAACGTATCGTCCAATCTCTAAGCAAGATGATTATATGAGGGACGAGATCAGAAGTCGGAAATATGCGTTCCAAGGCCCGAACGCCAAGCAACAAACTCCTAATAACGTTTTCACTCTTGGCGTTTACAACGTCTTTACAGATTCCAACACGAGCTGTGTGTTGGCAACAGACCCCAATTGTCTGTACGCTCAATTTGCCCTCTCTAAGAAGAACTCGCTGAGTCTACCAAAAGCTAGTTCGCTGTACGAAGAGAAAGGATATCAACACAGCATTGGCCTTCTATCCCACGATGCCAGCTCAAGGGAAACCTTGCCAATTTTGATCGAGGGCTACAGTGAGAGAAACATTCGATCCTCTGAAGGCATCGACGAAGTACTAAGGTCGCGGGTCTCAGACGATCCAGAGCAACTGATGTACATTACCATGCTTGACCACGTCGTTTACGATTGCTGGATTACTCAAGTCATCTACCACACTACAGAAGAACAATTCCTAACACTTTATTCGTACAATTCCAAAGACCGCAACATATTCCTGAATCGTCTCGCTACTTCTAGTATGAAATCGGCTCTCGTCAAACGTAATGAGTTCCATCTACGTCATAAGGAACTCGTCAAGAACATAAAGTCCCCATTGAACGTCTACAAAGCACGCTCGCTCGAGCAACTGTTACGGCCAATTTTCGAAAAATGCATGAGAACATTGCTAcaattccaagaaattctCGGAGAGAAACCATTCTTCTCCACAACCGACGGCTCTCCAACGTATCTCGAGCTCAAGATAGCAAGTTACGTTCTATGCATTCTAAACCTTGACGACTCAGTTCCCCTAAAAGCATTTGTCGAGAAGCAATGTCCCCACCTTGTGAAACTCTCCAGGGCTACTCTCGTTGGGCTCGAGCAGGCTAATTCCAGCCACTAA
- the IRC3 gene encoding double-stranded DNA-dependent ATPase (similar to Saccharomyces cerevisiae YDR332W; ancestral locus Anc_5.377), producing the protein MLQMINWGLARAWRPTVRYSSTIQLRDYQQHVIDLCMNRILSNRGTRARFGVSLATGGGKTVIFTNLIKQLGEQHRFARTLVLAHRRELVNQAAGTIRKFIPNSNVQIEMGKFVASLGDDSHELQVVIASVQSLIRRLENYQPNAFDLIIIDEAHHAVAKSYLQILQYFKQDVPVVGFSATFERADKKALETVIDEIVYHRGILDMIEDKWLCDAKFTAVSVNCDLSGVETSSNTQDFMLDSLSQVMNRKEVNEMVFQSYQHKSAQNDGFNSTLLFAVDIEHVKTLYQLFKDHGINANYVTANTPADKRDQIVTDFKNGKVEVLMNCGIFTEGTDMPNIDCILLCRPTRSRSLMVQMIGRGLRLHHSKDFCHIIDFVGASNVGVVSVPTLAGIKHFDGNLENATMQELQMIKEDIASRQMEERKKEEIQREGFHDWMKDVTSFDLTLSTFDSFENYYKRQQEHSNSPMNEPLDDKTYFSSSVYPWVKFAQNAWALSLHNGHHLRLYKQKSKDKSFEYTLNLYREIPHYLRDEVGPKFVKRELIKDKDFTKIPGKVEEVIENLSKPKDDEPVKNFTKFARWRKEPATARQRTVVSQRLKSRLRNDKKSYALVSQDLASFIGKISKGEAAKILFATSLAPAYPIDSLLKVLDYRKRSNL; encoded by the coding sequence ATGCTAcaaatgatcaattggGGACTAGCGAGGGCCTGGAGACCTACTGTACGTTATTCGTCGACCATACAGTTGAGAGACTACCAGCAGCACGTGATAGACCTCTGCATGAACCGGATACTGAGTAATAGAGGCACCAGGGCTCGATTCGGTGTTTCTCTGGCTACTGGAGGCGGTAAGACCGTCATATTTACTaatttgatcaaacagTTGGGCGAGCAGCATCGGTTTGCACGCACACTCGTGCTCGCACACCGGCGAGAGCTTGTGAACCAAGCGGCAGGAACCATAAGAAAGTTCATCCCCAATAGTAATGTGCAAATCGAAATGGGAAAGTTCGTAGCGTCTTTGGGCGACGATTCGCATGAGTTGCAAGTGGTAATTGCCTCTGTACAGTCTCTGATCAGACGGCTAGAAAACTATCAACCGAACGCTTTTGATCTTAttatcatcgatgaagcaCATCATGCCGTGGCGAAATCGTATCTCCAGATTCTCCAATATTTTAAGCAGGATGTGCCAGTAGTTGGATTCAGTGCAACATTTGAAAGGGCCGACAAGAAGGCGCTGGAGACTGTAATAGACGAAATTGTTTATCACAGAGGCATTTTGGATATGATTGAGGACAAATGGCTTTGTGATGCAAAATTTACGGCTGTGAGTGTGAATTGTGATCTGTCCGGCGTGGAAACTTCAAGTAATACGCAGGATTTTATGTTGGATAGCTTGTCCCAAGTGATGAACAGGAAGGAGGTCAATGAGATGGTATTTCAAAGTTATCAGCATAAGAGTGCTCAAAATGATGGCTTTAATTCCACTCTACTCTTTGCGGTAGATATTGAGCATGTAAAAACTCTGTACCAGCTTTTCAAGGACCATGGGATCAATGCAAACTACGTTACTGCGAATACGCCCGCAGACAAGAGAGATCAAATAGTAAcagatttcaaaaatgggaAGGTTGAGGTGCTAATGAATTGTGGTATCTTCACTGAAGGTACGGATATGCCTAATATCGATTGCATACTTCTATGTCGGCCGACCAGATCACgttctttgatggttcAAATGATTGGTCGTGGCTTAAGATTGCATCATTCCAAGGACTTTTGTCATATCATAGATTTTGTCGGGGCCTCTAATGTTGGCGTCGTATCAGTGCCGACCTTAGCTGGTATCAAGCATTTTGATGGCAACTTGGAAAATGCCACAATGCAAGAGTTACAGATGATCAAGGAAGATATAGCATCGAGGCAGATGGAAGAGCgaaaaaaagaagagatccagCGGGAGGGTTTTCATGATTGGATGAAAGATGTGACTTCTTTCGATCTGACTTTGAGTACATTCGACAGTTTCGAAAACTACTACAAACGACAACAAGAACATTCCAACTCACCAATGAACGAACCTCTCGATGACAAGACTTACTTTTCGAGCTCGGTGTACCCTTGGGTCAAATTTGCCCAGAATGCCTGGGCTTTATCCCTGCATAATGGTCATCACTTGAGACTCTACAAGCAAAAGTCAAAGGATAAATCATTCGAATACACATTGAACCTTTATCGCGAGATACCTCATTATCTAAGAGATGAAGTAGGCCCAAAATTTGTGAAAAGAGAACTGATAAAAGATAAGGACTTTACAAAGATTCCGGGAAAGGTCGAAGAGGTGATTGAAAATTTATCGAAGCCCAAGGACGACGAACCGGTGAAAAACTTCACCAAGTTTGCCAGGTGGAGGAAAGAACCTGCCACTGCAAGACAAAGAACGGTTGTGAGCCAAAGGCTCAAGTCTCGACTACGAAATGACAAAAAATCGTATGCATTAGTATCTCAAGACCTTGCCAGTTTTATTGGAAAGATTTCTAAAGGAGAAGCCGCCAAAATATTATTTGCCACTAGTCTGGCACCTGCATATCCGATCGATTCGCTGTTGAAAGTCTTGGACTACAGGAAACGATCAAATTTATAG